The DNA sequence CCTTGAAAACCGAAGTTGTATTGTTGTTGCGGAAATGTATATTGTATCTCACTGCTATTTTTTGTTTGGTCCCATATTTTTACATTATAGCTATCACCATCCTTTTCTATGTATGGTTTTTTGGTTTGAAATGTACTAGACCAATTCCCCGGTACCGATTCCAATTCAAATGCCATTTGCTTATCTGTATTTCCAAAATCTTGATAATAGTATGTATCAAAATGTTTTTCCACACCGTCAATATTTTTTGCCACTGATTCATAGCCTAACATGCCAACCGGTGTGGCTAAATTTGTTTCAGTTTCTTCCGCAAAAATATTTTCTACTATTACTTCCTTAGAATCTGATTCTGGTTGATTTATAATGTAATATATACCCAAACCACAAAACACAAGGATTACAATAAATAAAATCGTCCCAGTTGTTTTCTTCATATTATTCAAAATCAATTATTATACCTTGGATATACATTGTATGTATCCGGCAACACTTGTAGTTTGCAATTGCCGTTAAAATACACAAAAATCTCCTCACCCATTCTGTCAAAAAAATATACACCGTACTTTTTATCAATATCTTTGAGTAATGTCTGCCCTGTCTCGTCATCATCTGCAATAATCGTATCTGGATGAGTTGCTGGAAAGTATCCATTATCATGATAATACTCTTGCAATATTCTTGCTGTATCCTCAACAAAATCATCCTCTTCCCAACAGAAGTCTTTTGAAGAAAAAGCATACTCCATATGTGCCCCTTCACCAAAAGAACAGTTTTCTTCAGTTGAATATCTTATTCGCTGTAATACCACGTCAAATATTGAATGCGCCGTAGCTATAACATTTCCATCATCCTGAATTTCTATCTCTTGATAAATAGTGATTAGATTAAATAGTTTCGGTATTAGTAGTCGTGATTGAGATATACAGTTCTGCGATATCTGACCATCAGTAGCATTAATTCCTTTAATCATTGGTATAGCTAGGCCAATAATAAGTATAGACAGAAATGCTATTAATAGAATTATTCCTCTCCTTTTATTCATCCTAATATGTTTATTTATCTACTCATTTCCGAAATCCTTTGACCTTCAAAGAATTCCGGTGAGAGAAAATAACTTACTTACTTATTTAATCTCAATACTATTCAAGATACGACTATATGTAGCTTCAATTTCGTCAAGATATTCTGGAGAAAGATCGACAAGATATGTATTGTTCGGGGTATCAACTGGAGCAGTTTGTTCAATGTAGAAGTTATATATATCTTCACCTACTTGAAAAAACGTACCAATATATACATTCGTTTCCGTCAGGTTGGAAAATTGATAAGCAGTTGTTCCATTCAATCCTATTTCTTTCTTGCTATCTTGATATCCAGATGTACTAATCATATTCTCCATATATTCCGTCAAGCTCGCACGAGGTTCCAAATTTACATTTCTACGAGTTAGTAAATACTCCTCTCCATAATTATCTATAAATGTACTTTCTTTACGAATTGACAAAGAGCCATATACATCATATCCATCTGGCCATACTGTAGCATCAGCTGGATAGTCAAATGATAATCCTGAAATCTGAGTGTAAGTCAACCAATCGGACATATTATTTCCTATATCGCTTTTTAAATCTTCTACCCAGCGAAATGAATCAGCTATTTCGGTTATTTCTTCCTCTGACACATCAGCGGATCCTATAGAGACCGTTGCTTTATCTGTTGAAAAGTAGATATACGACGCCATACCACCTGTCATTGTTTCATGAGTCAATTGATATGGAACATTTTTATTAACAACATCATTAAGTTCGCGTGCGAAATACTTTGCAATGCCATTTGCATACCATTCTTCAAAAGCACCTGCCTGCGAGGAATCATATCCGGTCGAGAAAATTTCAATGAAAAGATAATCATCTTGACCATCAGAGGAATCGGAGTTTAATCTTCGACATAAGGCAGTATTAGTACCCCAATGAACATATGTTGTAAGAGAACAATAGAATTCACGTGGAATATCAATTGTAAAATCGTATTTAGTGCTTCCGTACCCAATCATATTTTGATCATGGATTCCATAAGAGTCAAAAATTTGTCTATTTTCTTCGTCTTCATTGGTAGTCTCATTGACGCTATTATTCGTATTGTCCAAAACCTGCTCATTTGGAGTCTCTTTTGTATAAAGCAAATGTAGGATAACAAAAACGCCAACAAACAAACAGGCGATGATAATGATTATTATGGTTATTTTATTACGCATATTCAAGTAATAATTTATTCATCCGCTCATTTCCGGAATCCTTCAGTCTTTCAAAGAATTCCGGTGAGAGAAGGTATATAAATAGCTAATCTAGCTCAATACTGTCAAAGATTAACTGTATTGCATCCTTGGAATTTTTAAATTGCACAGAAGAAGGATCATCATTATTTACATCCGCTCTAAATTCCCAAATATCATTTCCATTATCCACATAATACGTGAAAGACGACGAAGCATAAGGATTCTGTTTATGCCATATCCACTGTTGGTAACCTGTATAACTTTGTATATCTTTATTTATTCTCTCTTGTTCATCTTTGATAACAGAAACCTTATTGATCCAATCACTTAAAGTAAGCTTGTCAAAATTGGGTTGCTTATATACAGATACCGTGATTAACGATCCCGTTCCTATTTGATTAGTTAAAGGATCGGTAATAGTCGTCTGCGTGTCTGACTTTAATTCCAAGGCAAAACCAAAATCGTCTGTGTAATTGTAATATCTATTCCAATTTTTCGGATAAGCCACTTTTAGTCCAATTTCAGTGGCTGTAAATGTTGTTAATTCTTCGTTTTGATTAATTACGTTTGTATTCGGGTTATCGTTGCTATTGTAAATAAAAGAAGAAACAATAATCACTACTGCTACAAATAATATTGCAAAAATTATTAATATATTAGTTGTTTTTTTCACCTGATCATTATTAATGATAAAATCGTAAAATAATTATACCATTCTTTAATAATGTGGGGGAGAGTCAGTTGACTCCCCCCCTCCTGAGAACTACCACCCCTTAGGAGGACGAATGAGCGCATTGCCAGAACAGTAGGAACCACCCACTTCAAGTGCACCACCGCCGGAGATACCGTTTAGAGGAACGGAAACGTTGTGCTTCCAAATGGAAAAGTGGATGTGTGCAGGCCAATCTCCACCCGAACCACCGCATTTACCAAGAACGGTTCCTTGGAGCAGGTCATTGCCTTCACTGACGTAATCGTTCGGATTAGACTGCAGATGTGCGACGATGGAAGTGTACCCTTGGCCAGTGTGCCCAGCATCATGATTCATGACCACACACCAGCCATAGCTAGTCATCCAACCCGCAAACGCAACCTTTCCACGAGCGGGATTGAGAACCCAGCTCCCCGCTGAAGCAGAATCAGAACGAATGAGGTCAATGGAATAGTAACCAGCGGGAGGGTAGTACGTATTACGATGGTACCCACAACCGTACCCACACGTAATCCTCCACGTCTGCCCATGCCAGTAGTCATCCATGACACCACTAAACGGGAACTTGAAATGAGACATGGACGTGGGCCAGCGGCTAGGGTAACCCTTCTCCGCCTGTGCACCGTCATCCCCAGGCTGGTCGACGACAACCTCGTCGGTCGGTTCGACGGGCGATTCCGTCTTGTCGCATCCCGCGACCCAGAACATGGCCATCACGCAGACGGCCAATCCGAGAATCCAGAGGATCCGTTTCATGGCTGTTCTCCCTTTCCTATCAGGCAGATTCAAGCTCCGGAATGAAGCTTGACTGACTCAAGCAAACAAGATGCAGACGAAGCAGAAGTTAACTCGCCTCCTTTCAGGCCTTGGTTTCCCTTGGCAAGTGTGTTTTCCCCAGTTGTGAAAGAGCGATTCCAGCTAGCAGAGTGCTAACCGAGAGAGCGCCCAGTGAATTATCTTTTCTGTCTTAGGGTCCTCCATCTTGTGAAGAACCCCAATGAGAGGAGATAAAACTATTCCACTTCAACCACCGGCACTTCTTCCGCACTTACTTCTTCCTGCGCCATTTGTTTCTGCGCTTCCTGACCGACTTTATCTTTTACCGCACCGGCTTTACCGAGCATGATCAGGTTCTGCGCAACCACTTCGGATTTAGAATGCTTTTGACCTTTTTCATCATCCCATTTTCTGTTCTGCAGACGACCTTCAATGTAGACCTTGTCGCCTTTTTTCAGGTAGGTTGTGACAATTTCTGCCAGCCTGCCCCAGGCGATTATATTGTGAAAGTCCACTTTTTCTTTACGCTCTTTGGTCTTGATATCCTTCCACGAATAGTTGGTTGCCAGACCAAAATAGGTAATAGTTTGGCCGGATGCAATTTTTTTGCCGATCGGATCTTTGGTGAGATTTCCGATCAAAGATACTTTATTTAGGTTCATTGGTTTTCCCTTTAATAATTATTCTACTTGCCCAATGCGACCTTTATTTGTAATCCCAGATTAAAAAGGGACGTCATTTCTCATAGTATGAGAATCGAGGACGCCCCTTTATGTGGAATTTGTTATTATTTATTACCCTATATCTGCTTCATTAATTTGTTTAGCACAATTATTTTATTTCAACACTTACTCAACTAGCGATTTCAATTACTTTACATATTTTTAGGTGTTAGTTTCATCTTCTTTTTCTGAAATACTAATTGCAGAAGAGTCAATGTTCCTTCCACAAGAATCAAATCAATCAATAACGAAATAAAAAATTTTGGAAAATGTATAATAGTCTTAGATTCTAATGGTGAAACCAATCTAGTAGTAAATGGAAAAGGAGGATCGTAATTACTTTGATTTTGGCTGATAAAATGTAAAGGTAGTCCCAATTTTATTTCTTCAAGTTCCGATTGATTATTAACTTTCGTGGGAATAAATAGGGACATCACAATAAGAGCAATAGAGATTACCAACGCAAATATGTGTAATTTAATCGATCTTAATACTTTCCAAATATGTTTTAACATTTTTAACGATTCCAATTTTTAGTTCCCGGTGCTGAAATATTCCAAGCTAGGATTAGTCGATAAATAGGTGTATTTGGATCTTGAAAACTACACCAAGTAGTATAGCACCAACTAGGATTGCGGTAACCAAGTTGAGCATTAATCTTACCGGTATCCACAGATGTATTACCATTCGGAGTTCTAATATAGTACCAATACTGATTAAATGGCCATATGTCTAATCCGTTAGCACTTCCTATTGTATATGCCTTTTCGCCGGATGGATCACCAAAACGAGTATCAAGATATGGCCGTGGAAGATTTGAAGTCCAATAACTCACCGTTGGAATACCATTAGCTGCCTGATTACTTGATAAATAAGTCCTGTTATCATAATTATACAGGAAAAAATCGTGTTCATAAGTACTGTTTATACCAAATCCTGAAACATTCCACCAACTATTCCAATACATGTTTTGTTGAACATATCTTCCGCCCGCACTTGAAGGATGTATATATGAAGTACCCTGGGCAGGAACCCACTTTGTTGGATCAATACCATTTATCTGCAATTCGACATTGGTGTTTTTGTGTTCAATGATTTGTTTTTCATGAAAGATTTCACTAATCGCTTTAACATCTCTAATTTTTGATAATTTCAAAAGATCATGTGCTATCAGATTATTACCGCTGATTATGACACTCTCAACCTGAACTGCTTTAAATGGATCTTCCTTTGCAAGTTCTACTTTAATATTTGTATTATGATTATTTTGAGCTGTTTTACTCATGGGATCCAGTACTGTATTCTGATTTGCTGAATTAGCAAGGTCATTAAGAAAACCAAGATAAGAATTCCGGTAGTCTTCCAAGATTGCTTTCGTGTCCTGAGTTTGAACAAAATATCCACCTTCAGTCAATTCGTTTCCGAGCATAGCTTTATGATTGATTGAAACAATATCTGAAACAGTGTTTTTCAATACTTCTAATGCCTCTTGAGGAGAAACAGATTGAACAAAAAACACTTGATATTTCTCTTTTTGTAAAGATGGCAATGAATCATTGATTACTGTTTCACCAATAACATTAATAGGAAAAGTAAAAAACGCAATTAGGGCAATTATTGATATTTTTCTTATCATATATTTTCAATTAATATTAGTTAGCTTTTTTTACCCAATGCGACCTTTAGATATTTATGCACACTTATTTGCGCCGTCGCTCGATCAAACTGCTGTCAACAATCATATTCATCTTGGCGTAATTCTGATCTAAAACAATAAAACGAGCCGTCGCAATTGCGGACGCCCCGAATAATCTTTTTTATTTCTCTTACATTTTATCACTTCCACAAACGAAGTCAATAAAAAAACCACCGCTCATAGACTAGAGGGTGGATTCGCCAGGAAGTGATCCTAACGATTTCCGAGTTGCGCGTAGAACTCGTACAGGAACTGGCCGGCGTACGATTCGTATTTCACCATGTCACCTTTGGTGATCTCGTAGAAATTGAACATGTTGGCAGAAAATGTCAGTTGCGTAAGCAACACTGTGAGATCATCGTCAGACAATTGCCCGAACACATCTACTACTCGGGTACTATCTGCACCCACAGGCGAGAAAGTCATCGCTGCCTCAGAATACCCATTGGAAACAGCCCAGCTCCTTCTTTCTCTGGCACTTTCGTGTACCACATTCCTCCACATGTCGCCGGTGTATTCCGACAAGACATTGTGCATTACGTATTGCGCATGCGCCTCACCATTCAACCAGGTTGGACTAAACGGTTCGGACTCTTTCTCGCCAGAGATAATCTCATCTTGAGCATGAACGATTTCATGACCCAACAAGAGACCTCTTACGAGATCGCTAAACCCATTATTGTAAAGAGCCATGATCCGCCCGCCGTATTGAGCAGCA is a window from the Patescibacteria group bacterium genome containing:
- a CDS encoding M23 family metallopeptidase, encoding MKRILWILGLAVCVMAMFWVAGCDKTESPVEPTDEVVVDQPGDDGAQAEKGYPSRWPTSMSHFKFPFSGVMDDYWHGQTWRITCGYGCGYHRNTYYPPAGYYSIDLIRSDSASAGSWVLNPARGKVAFAGWMTSYGWCVVMNHDAGHTGQGYTSIVAHLQSNPNDYVSEGNDLLQGTVLGKCGGSGGDWPAHIHFSIWKHNVSVPLNGISGGGALEVGGSYCSGNALIRPPKGW
- the ssb gene encoding single-stranded DNA-binding protein, which translates into the protein MNLNKVSLIGNLTKDPIGKKIASGQTITYFGLATNYSWKDIKTKERKEKVDFHNIIAWGRLAEIVTTYLKKGDKVYIEGRLQNRKWDDEKGQKHSKSEVVAQNLIMLGKAGAVKDKVGQEAQKQMAQEEVSAEEVPVVEVE